A window from Salvelinus sp. IW2-2015 linkage group LG5, ASM291031v2, whole genome shotgun sequence encodes these proteins:
- the LOC111963903 gene encoding betaine--homocysteine S-methyltransferase 1: MIMAPAGAKRNILERLDAGEIVIGDGGFVFALEKRGYVKAGPWTPEAAAEHPEAVRQLHREFLRAGSNVMQTFTFYASDDKLENRGNAQRFTGTQINEAACDLAREVANEGDAMVAGGVSQTPSYLSCKCEDEVKGIFKRQLDVFVKKNVDFMIAEYFEHVEEAEWAVQVLKTSGKPVCASLCIGPDGDLNGVSPGDCAVRLVKAGANIVGINCHFDPMTCVKTVKMMKEGVERAGLKAHYMVQPLAFHTPDCNCQGFIDLPEFPFGLEPRILTRWDMHKYAREAFNVGIRFIGGCCGFEPYHIRAVAEELATERGCLPAASEKHGNWGAGLEMHTKPWVRARARRDYWEKLMPASGRPKCPSMSTPDSWGVTKGHADLMQHKEATSQEELKPLFEKAKASH; the protein is encoded by the exons ATGATCATGGCACCAGCTGGAGCTAAGAGG AACATTCTGGAGCGCCTGGATGCAGGCGAGATTGTTATTGGGGACGGAGGTTTCGTCTTCGCCCTGGAGAAGAGGGGCTATGTGAAGGCGGGTCCCTGGACTCCTGAGGCTGCCGCCGAGCACCCCGAGGCTG TGAGACAGCTGCACCGCGAATTCCTGCGGGCGGGGTCAAATGTCATGCAGACTTTCACCTTCTACGCCAGCGACGATAAACTGGAGAACAGGGGTAACGCTCAGCGCTTCACC GGCACACAAATCAACGAGGCCGCCTGTGACCTGGCCAGGGAGGTGGCCAATGAGGGCGACGCGATGGTGGCGGGCGGGGTCTCCCAGACCCCCTCTTACTTGAGCTGCAAGTGTGAGGACGAGGTCAAGGGCATCTTCAAGAGGCAGCTTGATGTCTTCGTCAAGAAGAACGTCGATTTCATGATTGCAGAG TACTTTGAGCACGTGGAGGAGGCAGAGTGGGCTGTGCAGGTGCTGAAGACCTCGGGCAAGCCagtgtgtgcctctctgtgtATCGGCCCTGACGGAGACCTCAACGGAGTCAGCCCTGGAGACTGTGCCGTCCGGCTGGTCAAAGCTG gaGCCAATATTGTGGGCATCAACTGTCACTTTGACCCCATGACCTGTGTGAAGACGGTGAAAATGATGAAGGAGGGTGTGGAGAGGGCGGGGCTGAAGGCCCACTACATGGTCCAGCCTCTGGCCTTCCACACCCCTGACTGCAACTGCCAGGGATTCATCGACCTGCCAGAGTTCCCCTTCG GTCTGGAGCCCAGGATTCTGACCAGGTGGGACATGCACAAGTACGCTAGGGAAGCATTCAACGTTGGCATCCGTTTCATCGGCGGCTGCTGCGGCTTCGAGCCCTACCACATCAGGGCTGTGGCTGAGGAGCTGGCCACAGAGAGAGGCTGCCTGCCCGCTGCCTCAGAGAAGCACGGTAACTGGGGTGCTGGTCTGGAGATGCACACCAAGCCATGGGTCCGTGCCAG GGCTCGCCGTGACTACTGGGAGAAGTTGATGCCAGCATCCGGCCGTCCCAAGTGTCCCTCCATGTCCACCCCTGACAGCTGGGGTGTCACCAAGGGCCATGCCGACCTGATGCAGCACAAAGAGGCCACCAGCCAGGAAGAGCTCAAACCCCTGTTTGAGAAGGCCAAGGCCAGCCACTGA